In uncultured Draconibacterium sp., one genomic interval encodes:
- a CDS encoding YdcF family protein — MRLLRKFFVLIGIFFVVCLVFSFTEQPYRGYHWLGTSKSELKWEPKAIILLGGGGMPSQSNLMRSWYTEKAAKSFPESKVIVAMPGLLSDSLSTPQLMKSELELRGISAQRIAFEAEGTNTRSQALKCQGIIKIQDPILLVTSPEHMRRAVLTFKKVGFEKVNALPAFENAAEADFSFTDDELGGNTILIPDVGNNMNMRYQMWNHLKYEILIAREIVALSYYKLRGWI, encoded by the coding sequence TTGAGATTACTGCGAAAATTCTTTGTATTGATTGGAATTTTCTTTGTTGTTTGCCTCGTATTTTCTTTCACCGAACAACCTTACCGGGGTTACCACTGGCTGGGAACAAGCAAATCGGAATTAAAATGGGAACCTAAAGCCATTATTTTGTTAGGCGGCGGTGGAATGCCAAGCCAAAGCAACCTGATGCGCAGCTGGTACACCGAAAAAGCGGCAAAATCATTTCCCGAATCAAAAGTAATTGTAGCCATGCCCGGCTTATTAAGCGACAGTTTGAGTACGCCTCAGTTAATGAAATCGGAACTCGAACTGAGAGGTATTTCTGCACAACGCATCGCCTTTGAAGCCGAAGGAACAAACACACGCTCGCAGGCATTGAAATGCCAGGGAATAATAAAAATACAGGATCCTATTTTATTGGTTACTTCTCCGGAGCATATGCGTCGTGCCGTTTTGACTTTCAAAAAAGTTGGTTTTGAAAAAGTGAACGCCCTTCCCGCATTTGAAAATGCTGCCGAAGCCGATTTTTCGTTTACCGACGATGAACTGGGCGGTAACACAATCCTGATTCCTGATGTTGGCAACAATATGAATATGCGCTACCAAATGTGGAACCATTTAAAATACGAGATTCTGATTGCCCGCGAAATAGTCGCACTCAGCTACTACAAACTTAGGGGCTGGATTTAA
- a CDS encoding RNase adapter RapZ yields MNTSEKNEIVQLFESHFNEKVERFELLPPSGSYRQYCRLGNEQRTIIGAINNDVKENTAFLSFSNHLYNKGIKVPKVYAVSSDLKKYLLEDLGNTTLFEYLTKTREEEGFSENIISVYKKVLQALPKIQIIAGKEMDYSVCYPREAFDKQSMMWDLNYFKYYFLKLAKIHFDEQALEDDFQLFSNYLLSASSNYFLYRDFQSRNVMLKDDDVYFIDYQGGRLGALQYDLASLLYDGKADIPESVRAQLYDFYISELKKYMKVDEEKFSAYFKGFVLIRIMQAMGAYGFRGFYEKKEHFLKSIPYALKNLEVLLADLKLPVDLPELTSVLKQLTHSEVLKEIGQEKSNLTVLITSFSYKKGYPEDPSGNGGGHVFDCRAINNPGRYEEYKQLSGKDMAVQEFLEQKSEIRLFIDAVKVLVDQSVKVYLERGFTHLSIGFGCTGGQHRSVYSAEKIGEYLQNNYPVNVVVIHREQENWR; encoded by the coding sequence TTGAATACTTCAGAAAAAAACGAAATAGTCCAACTCTTTGAGAGTCATTTTAACGAAAAAGTTGAACGTTTTGAATTGCTGCCTCCGTCGGGATCGTACCGCCAGTATTGCCGTTTGGGCAACGAGCAGCGAACAATAATTGGCGCCATCAATAACGATGTAAAAGAGAATACGGCTTTTCTTTCGTTCAGTAATCATTTATATAATAAAGGAATAAAAGTGCCGAAAGTGTACGCTGTTAGCTCCGATTTGAAAAAGTACTTGCTGGAGGATCTGGGAAATACCACACTTTTTGAGTATTTGACTAAAACGCGTGAAGAGGAAGGATTTTCGGAGAATATAATTTCGGTGTATAAAAAGGTGCTTCAGGCACTGCCAAAAATCCAGATCATTGCCGGAAAAGAAATGGATTATTCGGTGTGTTATCCGCGCGAAGCATTCGATAAACAATCGATGATGTGGGATTTGAATTATTTCAAATACTATTTTCTGAAGTTGGCAAAAATACATTTTGATGAACAGGCATTGGAAGATGATTTCCAGTTGTTTAGCAATTATTTGCTTAGTGCAAGTTCCAACTATTTTCTTTACCGCGATTTTCAGTCGCGCAACGTGATGCTGAAAGATGATGATGTGTATTTTATCGATTACCAGGGCGGACGTTTAGGGGCTTTGCAGTACGATCTGGCATCGTTACTTTATGATGGAAAAGCCGATATTCCGGAAAGTGTGCGCGCTCAGCTCTACGACTTTTATATTTCGGAATTAAAGAAATACATGAAAGTTGATGAAGAGAAGTTCTCAGCTTACTTTAAAGGTTTTGTGCTCATTCGCATTATGCAGGCGATGGGAGCTTACGGATTCAGAGGTTTTTACGAAAAAAAGGAACATTTCCTAAAAAGTATTCCATATGCACTAAAAAACCTGGAAGTATTACTTGCCGATTTAAAATTACCGGTCGATTTGCCTGAACTAACCAGCGTACTTAAGCAGCTTACTCATTCCGAGGTTTTAAAGGAGATTGGGCAGGAAAAATCGAACCTCACTGTACTAATTACCAGTTTCTCATATAAAAAAGGGTACCCTGAAGATCCGTCAGGAAATGGTGGCGGCCATGTATTCGATTGTCGCGCTATTAATAATCCGGGGCGCTACGAAGAGTACAAACAGTTAAGTGGCAAAGACATGGCGGTGCAGGAATTCCTGGAGCAAAAATCAGAGATCAGACTTTTTATTGATGCTGTAAAAGTTCTTGTCGATCAGTCGGTTAAAGTATATCTTGAGCGTGGTTTTACACATCTTTCGATTGGATTTGGATGTACCGGCGGGCAGCACCGATCAGTGTATTCGGCGGAGAAAATTGGTGAATATTTGCAAAACAATTATCCTGTGAATGTTGTTGTAATACATCGTGAACAGGAAAATTGGAGATGA
- a CDS encoding YebC/PmpR family DNA-binding transcriptional regulator, translating into MGRAFEYRRAAKEKRWDKMSRVFPKLSKKITIAAKEGGPEADLNPALRTAIMNAKAQNMPKANIDAAIKRASGKDATAYIETTYEGKGPHGVLVFVEAATDNTTRTVANVKSYFNKAGGGQVPNGSLEFMFSRKAVFEFDMPEGMELEDIELELIDSGLDEIEENEGTYYAYGEYTSFSDMAHKFEELEINVKKAELQRIPTTPVEFTEEQMEEIEKMLDKMEEDEDVQAVYTNIA; encoded by the coding sequence ATGGGAAGAGCATTTGAATACCGGAGGGCAGCGAAGGAGAAACGCTGGGATAAAATGTCGAGAGTTTTTCCAAAACTTTCGAAGAAAATAACCATTGCAGCAAAAGAAGGTGGCCCTGAAGCGGATTTGAATCCGGCACTACGTACGGCTATCATGAACGCCAAGGCGCAAAACATGCCAAAGGCGAATATCGATGCGGCGATTAAACGTGCATCGGGAAAAGATGCAACGGCATATATTGAGACAACCTACGAAGGAAAAGGTCCGCACGGAGTATTGGTTTTTGTTGAGGCAGCAACCGATAATACAACACGTACAGTTGCTAACGTTAAAAGTTATTTTAACAAAGCTGGTGGTGGTCAGGTACCTAACGGTTCGCTGGAGTTTATGTTTTCACGAAAAGCTGTTTTCGAGTTTGATATGCCGGAAGGTATGGAGCTGGAAGATATTGAGCTGGAGTTGATCGACTCCGGTCTCGATGAAATTGAAGAAAATGAAGGAACGTATTACGCTTATGGCGAATACACCAGTTTTAGCGACATGGCGCATAAATTTGAAGAGCTGGAAATTAACGTTAAAAAAGCAGAACTTCAACGTATTCCAACCACTCCGGTAGAGTTTACCGAAGAACAAATGGAAGAGATTGAAAAGATGTTGGATAAAATGGAAGAGGACGAAGACGTTCAGGCTGTTTATACCAACATTGCATAA
- a CDS encoding Gfo/Idh/MocA family oxidoreductase has product MSKIYNWAVLGCGKIANKFVNDLKLLPNAKLYAAASRDLNRAQDFANELGFEKAYGSYTDMVEDPNVDVVYIATPHSHHFEHTMLCLTHKKAVLCEKAFAMNQHEVAQMIQCAKDNNTFLMEAFWTMFQPSFQKALEIINSGELGKLKMVRSDFAFNAEFNVDKRLYNVKLGGGSLLDIGIYPVFAALSTLGVPDLIKTSADFSPTGSEESIQMIFKYKGGEMASLSSSFAVHSPVQTEFCCENGYVVLHPRWFTPTDLTVWKGDEERKLIPNETKEGAGYQYEAKHVMECLNAGLIESQKMTWKMSKDLIQTLDRIRIDAGIFFPDHDKKLFF; this is encoded by the coding sequence ATGAGTAAAATATACAATTGGGCAGTATTAGGATGTGGTAAAATTGCCAATAAGTTTGTTAACGATCTGAAATTGTTACCAAATGCCAAACTCTATGCAGCGGCGTCGCGCGATTTAAACCGGGCGCAGGATTTTGCCAACGAACTGGGATTCGAAAAAGCCTATGGCAGTTACACCGATATGGTTGAGGATCCAAACGTTGATGTAGTTTATATTGCAACGCCGCATTCCCATCATTTTGAACATACCATGTTGTGCCTGACGCATAAAAAGGCAGTACTTTGTGAGAAGGCATTTGCCATGAATCAGCACGAAGTGGCGCAAATGATACAATGTGCAAAGGACAACAATACTTTTCTGATGGAAGCTTTCTGGACCATGTTTCAACCCAGTTTTCAAAAAGCGCTGGAGATTATCAATTCCGGGGAACTGGGTAAATTGAAAATGGTTCGTTCGGATTTTGCCTTTAATGCTGAGTTTAATGTAGACAAACGCCTCTATAACGTAAAATTGGGTGGCGGCTCACTTTTGGATATTGGTATTTACCCGGTATTTGCAGCGCTGTCAACACTTGGTGTTCCTGACCTCATAAAAACTTCTGCAGATTTTAGTCCCACCGGAAGCGAGGAAAGTATCCAAATGATTTTCAAATACAAAGGAGGAGAGATGGCCAGTCTGTCCTCAAGCTTTGCGGTACATTCGCCGGTTCAAACCGAATTTTGCTGCGAAAATGGATATGTAGTTTTGCATCCGCGCTGGTTTACGCCAACCGATTTAACCGTTTGGAAGGGCGACGAAGAGAGAAAGTTAATTCCAAACGAGACAAAAGAAGGGGCAGGGTACCAGTACGAAGCTAAACACGTTATGGAGTGTTTGAATGCAGGGTTGATTGAAAGTCAGAAAATGACATGGAAAATGAGCAAGGATTTAATCCAAACCCTTGACCGTATTCGTATAGATGCAGGAATCTTCT